CTGGTCATAAGCGAAACATTGAACCATCCGCGGTGCTGGTCAGGCCCTTCGAGGAACAAATCGGCCGGCCATCTAAGCCCTTGCCAGGAACGGCAGACAATGAGAGATGAGCAGGATGAGTCAAACCATACATCAAGAATATCTTGCTCCGGCTTCATCCTTTTCGAGCCGCATTTAAGACATTTGAGGTCATTGAAATGTTCCATAACATTTTCTTCGAACCAGAAATCCGCCGAGTGCTTCTCTACAAGATCAGCAGTTTTCCTGACTATAGCGGCATCAAGGAGAACCTCGCCGCAGTCCTCGCAGTAGAAAGCAGGGATGCCCACACCCCAGAAGCGCTGCCTTGAAAGACACCAATCCGGTCTCAACTCTATGGCTGCTTTGATTCTCTCGTAAGATTCGGGCGGCGTCCATTTAACCTTGGATATCGCATCAAGCGCTTTCTGGCGATGATCTTTGTAATCTACATCCATAAACCACTGAAGCGTTGTACGGAATATTACGGGATTATGACATCGCCAGCAGTAGGGATACTGGTGTTCTATCTTTGACTCATACAAGAGATTGCCCATCTCCTTAAGAGCCTCGATAACGGCTTGATTGCCTTTATTTAAGTCAAGACCTTCAAACCTTTCGCCAGCCTCATGAGTGAAATGCCCCTTTTCATCTACCGGAGAAAGAATCGGCAATCCGTATTTTTTCCCTATTTTGAAATCGTCCTCGCCGTGACCTGGGGCGGTGTGCACTATACCGGTTCCCTGGTCGGCTGTAACGAAATCGCCCTCAAGAACGGGCGATTGTCTTTCAAATATCGGATGGCGGAATTTGAGGTGAGCCAGTTCGGATCCTGTAATCCTTGTTTCAATCTTCAAATCCTTTTCCTTCCACTCAAGCTTCTTTGTCGTATGCTCATACAAAGCTTTAGCTATCAGGTATCGCTCCTCGCCTTTCTTGATTATGTAATACTCAAAATCCGGACGGATTGTCAAAGCGAGATTTGCGGGAATCGTCCACGGAGTTGTCGTCCAAACCAACGCGTATGCGCCTTCAACAGCGCCTTTAAAAATACCATCCGGGTCCTCCAGCAGCGGAAAACGAATCCATAAAGAGTGAGAAGTTTTTTCTTTGTACTCAATCTCTGCATCCGCTAGAGCCGTCTGGCAGGTAGTGCACCAGTGAATGGGTCTCAAATCGCGGTATATGTAGCCTTTTTCAACGAGCGTTGCAAAAATTCGGAGAATTTCCGATTCATATCTAAGCGACATCGTTGTGTACGGATTGTCCCACTCGCCCAAAACACCTAGTCTAACGAACTCCTCGAGCTGCACTTTTACGAAATGGCCTGCATACTCACGGCAGCGTTTTCTTACTGCAAGGCGTTCGATGGTTTTGCCTTTTTCTCTGAACTCTGAGAGGACATTATTTTCTATGGGCATACCGTGATTGTCCCAGCCTGGTACATAAGGGGCATAAAAACCGTCCATAGAACGGTATTTTATGACGAAATCCTTGACAATCTTGTTCAGAACGGTTCCAAGATGCACATGGCCGTTTGAATAAGGGGGACCGTCGTGAAGGATATAGGTCTTATCGCCTCTCCTCGCCTCTATCATCTTTTTGTAGACGTCAATCTCATTCCAGTATTTTAAGAGTTCAGGTTCGCGTTTTACAAGGTCCGCCTTCATCGGGAAGTCGGTCTTGGGCAAATGTATTGTATCTTTGTAGTTCATTGAGACTTAGGCGAATAAAACAGGTAAATAAGCGCTCCTACAACCGCGGTAACTATAAGGGGTTCCCACAGGCTTCCTGCCGAAGAGGATGAGTAGTATTCCTGGGTAAACGGCGACCGCACAAGGTCAAGGTCGCTCTCAGGAAAAGTGCTTTTCTTCTCCGTTGTCAGTCTTTTCTGGGATACAACCATGTTGTCCCGAAGAACCGTTATTTCAATATCCGCCTGCACCCAGCGTTCTATCATCTTTCTTCCCAAAAGAAGCTGTCTGTAGCTTTTTTTGTGTACGACCCTCATCTCGTTGACCAGATAACGCACTTCGGTTTCCGGCTCGGAGCCCAGGGGTGCTGCAAAATATACAGCTATTCCTTTGTCCTCGAGTACGTGCGAAAGCTCGGAGCGGACAAGATAACCGGCGTCATCCGACGAATAACGGGTATCGTATATAACGACGCTTTTTACGCTGTCCAGTCCGTTGAATCCTTGGAACATCTCCCGGAGAGCGTCTCGCGCAACGTCCCAATCGGTTGGCGTAGCCGAAAGGACTAAAAAAGTTAATATTACACCCACAGCCGCTAATTATAGGTATCAAGCCTGCAAAGTCAATACATAAGCTTAAGAGTAAATGGAAATCGAATATTATAAATAGACTTAGGCTTGACAAAAGGTTTTTTCGCTCTAATCTTAAATAAGACAAGGAGGATCGGATGGATAAAAAGAAAAGCCTTAAAATCAGCCTCGCAGTCTTGATGCTTGCAACTGCATCGTGTACGCTTCTTGATGCTCCCTCAAGGCCTGAGATAATTGTAACCTTCGATAATCTCCAGACAAAGGGATATACCGACTCCTTTGCGCCTCAATGGGATAGGAGTGGAACCAACATCTTCTTCGTAGGCTTTGGTATTTCCAAATGGGAAGGAGTGTGCAAAGCAGGACTTGGTGGCAACCTAATTGAGGAGTTAAGATTCAACGAGAATGATAATCTGGAATGGACTCTTGCAGTATCGTCCATGTCAGATGTTATGGCTTATTTGAAGGTTGATTATTCCGAACCTCAGCCAAAAGATATGATAATTATCGGCGATCTGGCGGGCAATGCAACAGATTCTTTTCTTTTCGCCGAACCTGAGTTTATATGCGTATCCGACTTATGTTTTTCAAGGACTAAAGAAAACATCCTCTATGTTTTGTTCGCCTTTGGTCAAGAACTCACAGACCTCTATCTTTTGCGCTTGAATCTTCAAACAAGGGAATACGATACGGTTCTTACATCGACAGTATACCTTGTGGACTATCTTATGACCTTCGACGTCTTTCCCCAAGATTCTGCAGTTCTTATGAACGACAGCATCTATTCTCTTGCATCGGGTGGGGTCAGGCACGTG
This region of bacterium genomic DNA includes:
- the ileS gene encoding isoleucine--tRNA ligase; its protein translation is MNYKDTIHLPKTDFPMKADLVKREPELLKYWNEIDVYKKMIEARRGDKTYILHDGPPYSNGHVHLGTVLNKIVKDFVIKYRSMDGFYAPYVPGWDNHGMPIENNVLSEFREKGKTIERLAVRKRCREYAGHFVKVQLEEFVRLGVLGEWDNPYTTMSLRYESEILRIFATLVEKGYIYRDLRPIHWCTTCQTALADAEIEYKEKTSHSLWIRFPLLEDPDGIFKGAVEGAYALVWTTTPWTIPANLALTIRPDFEYYIIKKGEERYLIAKALYEHTTKKLEWKEKDLKIETRITGSELAHLKFRHPIFERQSPVLEGDFVTADQGTGIVHTAPGHGEDDFKIGKKYGLPILSPVDEKGHFTHEAGERFEGLDLNKGNQAVIEALKEMGNLLYESKIEHQYPYCWRCHNPVIFRTTLQWFMDVDYKDHRQKALDAISKVKWTPPESYERIKAAIELRPDWCLSRQRFWGVGIPAFYCEDCGEVLLDAAIVRKTADLVEKHSADFWFEENVMEHFNDLKCLKCGSKRMKPEQDILDVWFDSSCSSLIVCRSWQGLRWPADLFLEGPDQHRGWFNVSLMTSLGAEGKAPYGQVATNGWVVDQEGKAMHKSLGNYIAADEIVQKYGADVMRLWVASSEFTKDVRVSQEILDRVVDAYRKIRNTLRFLLGNLADFDISNAIPFKQLPPRELYILHELQKLIGKVREAFDELNFHHGFQAIYQFCGVTLSSFYMDVTKDTLYTRGRLSKQRLAVQTVMSEVLDVLLRLLAPLASFTAEEAYKTYPLEGKKESIFLLGFPKVNPQLEDRELAYEFSQLLKVRDEVLKVLEVER